One window of Papaver somniferum cultivar HN1 chromosome 9, ASM357369v1, whole genome shotgun sequence genomic DNA carries:
- the LOC113310534 gene encoding disease resistance RPP13-like protein 4, with amino-acid sequence MAEPVIGFMVEKFCTYVGKNYISGFFGFEKEFDKLKKSISFLKPFVIDLQESKNQNSRNSEVVKTLVEKFRELIYEADDILVDCEIHADYHRDPNPLITSLHNGDFRHRTKRRLEEINEEISEMQNTIFNYCLPSMFKQINAPEGSNKCATNSRWTSSILIKSEIVGLIRDVRQIKEWILAKNDELHLVAIAGMGGLGKTTLAKKVFNDKQVRAHFKKRIWVSVSKPVDVVRIMKTILQELSITDYSSDSYPATLLLKIKEALNKTTYLIIMDDVWGIEKGWWAQMLNGLTQDGRYNSCIIITTRNEEIAKRMGVGELRIHRPNLLSDEDSWSLLCKVAFSTGICQHHQLQKVGKQIAKKCGGLPLAIKAIGGLLSTKSSSLSEWKKIFDDFRDKLAEVSADTDDSVVASLQLSYDDLPSRLKQCILCFSIYPEDFRIRAKQLVYWWAGEGFIVPGGNSKTTLQVAKDCFSELFSRCLIEPVDGRAVGDDDFFECKMHDMVRDLIIIVAKQQAFCSFDDGDGLVFDKDTRHFGIPRGVSIPSTEFTNSKIRAMILLDMLSPFQTWKQNYNLTKVDSLRVLDLSFCNLQPIHELVEWIKSQKRLTYLNLHSTSSRATMPDFFKYLPNLQYLIISCNSYLKRISVSSLRKLIVLDLSHCYKLECPEGLGNLINLEELSGLKLGSSSARLPDIINLPKLRVLRLSTAGAPNVDMFRRDMCVLSQLGNLQVLYINSFCPLCQEDINKQLDHLEPPASLEELCIHNYMGETMPGFIKPELLPKLQHLTIKNSKLKHLTPDFWGTKEKSWNLEALSLIELPKLEMNWGTVRQMMPLISYAEVKKVPMLESFPGNMFKIKYNVWRKIEEEDAKLRENAVDLIDDEDEDEDEAEPSPKKERVT; translated from the coding sequence ATGGCTGAACCAGTCATCGGATTCATGGTAGAGAAGTTCTGTACTTACGTGGGCAAAAATTATATTTCTGGGTTCTTTGGATTCGAGAAAGAGTTTGATAAATTGAAAAAGAGTATTTCTTTTCTGAAACCCTTCGTCATTGATCTGCAAGAATCTAAAAACCAGAACAGCCGTAACAGTGAAGTTGTCAAGACTCTTGTGGAAAAATTTAGGGAGTTGATTTATGAAGCAGATGATATACTAGTTGACTGTGAAATTCATGCGGATTACCACAGAGATCCTAACCCTCTGATTACCAGTCTTCACAATGGCGACTTTCGTCATCGAACAAAGAGAAGACTGGAGGAAATTAATGAGGAAATTAGTGAGATGCAGAATACAATCTTTAACTACTGCCTTCCTTCCATGTTTAAGCAAATCAATGCGCCAGAGGGAAGTAACAAATGTGCCACCAACAGCCGGTGGACTTCCTCTATACTAATTAAATCCGAGATTGTGGGCCTGATCAGAGATGTAAGACAGATAAAAGAATGGATCCTTGCAAAAAACGATGAGTTACACCTAGTTGCGATTGCGGGCATGGGAGGTTTGGGAAAGACAACCCTTGCGAAGAAGGTATTTAACGATAAACAAGTACGTGCTCATTTTAAGAAGAGGATTTGGGTTTCTGTCTCTAAGCCTGTTGACGTGGTGAGAATCATGAAGACCATCTTGCAAGAGTTAAGTATCACAGACTATAGTAGTGACTCTTATCCGGCAACATTACTGCTAAAAATCAAAGAAGCTCTCAACAAAACAACGTATCTTATCATTATGGATGATGTATGGGGCATTGAAAAAGGCTGGTGGGCACAGATGCTTAATGGATTAACACAAGATGGGAGATACAACAGTTGCATCATAATTACCACAAGAAATGAAGAAATTGCAAAGCGCATGGGAGTCGGAGAATTAAGAATTCACAGACCAAATCTCCTTAGTGATGAGGATAGTTGGTCATTGTTATGCAAAGTTGCATTCTCTACAGGAATCTGTCAGCATCACCAGTTACAAAAAGTGGGGAAACAAATTGCAAAGAAATGTGGTGGCCTCCCTCTAGCAATCAAGGCAATAGGAGGGTTGTTGTCAACAAAATCAAGCTCCCTATCTGAGTGgaagaagatttttgatgattttcgtGATAAATTGGCAGAGGTTAGTGCGGATACTGATGATTCCGTAGTTGCTTCTCTACAACTTAGTTATGATGATTTACCTAGTCGTCTGAAGCAGTGTATACTATGTTTTTCAATTTATCCTGAAGATTTCCGAATAAGAGCTAAACAGTTGGTGTATTGGTGGGCTGGAGAAGGTTTTATTGTCCCAGGAGGTAACAGTAAAACAACACTTCAAGTAGCAAAAGACTGTTTTTCTGAATTATTCAGTAGATGCCTTATTGAACCTGTTGATGGTAGGGCAGTTGGCGATGACGATTTTTTTGAATGCAAGATGCATGATATGGTGCGGGATTTGATCATAATTGTCGCGAAGCAACAGGCATTTTGTAGCTTCGATGATGGCGACGGACTAGTATTTGATAAGGATACTCGTCATTTCGGCATTCCAAGAGGAGTCAGTATTCCCAGTACAGAATTTACCAATTCCAAGATTCGAGCCATGATACTATTAGATATGCTCAGTCCTTTCCAAACCTGGAAACAGAACTATAACTTAACAAAGGTCGATTCTCTGAGGGTGCTAGATCTCAGTTTTTGTAATCTGCAACCAATTCACGAGTTAGTAGAATGGATCAAATCACAGAAGCGCCTCACATATCTCAACCTTCATAGTACATCTTCAAGAGCAACCATGCCAGATTTTTTCAAATATCTCCCAAACCTCCAATATTTGATTATAAGTTGTAACAGTTATTTAAAGAGGATCTCCGTATCTTCTTTGCGAAAACTGATAGTTTTGGATCTATCACATTGTTATAAACTAGAATGCCCGGAGGGATTGGGAAAtctcattaaccttgaagagttaTCCGGTTTAAAGCTAGGAAGTTCAAGTGCTAGACTTCCAGATATTATCAACTTGCCCAAACTTAGAGTGCTAAGGCTAAGTACTGCGGGAGCTCCAAATGTTGATATGTTCAGACGTGACATGTGTGTACTCTCACAACTAGGTAATCTCCAGGTTTTATATATTAACTCTTTTTGTCCACTATGCCAGGAGGATATTAACAAGCAACTGGACCATCTTGAACCACCTGCATCTCTTGAAGAGTTATGTATTCATAATTACATGGGAGAAACTATGCCAGGATTTATCAAGCCAGAACTTCTACCAAAATTGCAGCACCTTACTATTAAGAATTCAAAACTGAAACACCTGACTCCTGACTTCTGGGGAACAAAAGAGAAAAGCTGGAACCTCGAGGCCTTATCTTTGATTGAATTGCCGAAGCTGGAAATGAATTGGGGGACTGTGAGACAAATGATGCCATTAATAAGTTATGCAGAGGTAAAAAAAGTGCCGATGTTGGAGTCTTTCCCTGGTAACATGTTTAAAATAAAATACAATGTTTGGAGGAAAATAGAAGAGGAAGATGCTAAACTTAGAGAAAATGCTGTGGATCTGATTGACGATGAGGACGAGGATGAGGACGAGGCAGAGCCTAGTCCCAAGAAGGAAAGAGTTACCTAG